TCAGGTAGAGCAATGTATATATTATTTTCTTTGGCAAAAACTGGCAAAGCTTTGTACTCTAAAGCTTTTTCTTTCGTAATTAGTTTTATTAGATATGGATCAATTATAACTGATTTAAGGTCGAAATCTTTTAGATCTGAGGGAGCTAAAATGCTATTTAGTGTATTGTCTGTGGTAAACCCAAGCTCAACTAAAATCCTTTCTAGCGTTTTATCTTGAGATTCTTTGTGAATTCTTATAGCAATGTCTAACTGATCTTGTGATATCAGACCTTGAGCTAACAGCTCATAAATAATTAAAGAATACCCATTGTTATTTTTTTTCATAAAAAAAGTACCCCTAGCAATTGTCTTTATTTAACATAAAATAGTTACTATTTACCTAAATGGCTGTGATGCACAGAAGTTTAACTAAAATATCTGACTTATCTTTAAAGGATATTGATGAAATAATAAAATTGGGAAGGGAGTACATAAATGGTAAAAAAAGCAATATATTAAAGCAAAAAACAATTATTAACTTGTTTTTTGAAAGCTCAACTCGTACTCTATCTTCCTTTGAAATAGCTACAAAAGATTTGGGTGCAAACGTTATTACCATTCCAGTTGATTCTTCTTCGGTAAGCAAAGGAGAAACTATAGTGGATACAGTAAGAACGCTAAATGCAATGAAGCCAGATTTTATGATTGTAAGACATAGATGTAGTGGTATTATGGCTACTATGGCAAAAAGCACAAAATGCAGTATAATCAATGCTGGTGATGGTAGCTATGAACATCCAACGCAAGCTCTGGCTGATTACTTAGTAATAAAGCATTTTAAATCTAAAATAGAAGGGTTAAAAATTGCAATATGTGGTGATGTTCTGCATAGCAGAGTTGCAAGATCAAACATTAGGTTGCTAAGTAGACTAGGGGCAAAAGTTAGTATAATTGGACCGCCAACTCTTATATGTAGCAATTTTCCTGAAGTAGAATCAATATGTCATTCACTAGAAGAAGGCATAAAAGATATCGATGTTCTAATGCTGCTTAGAGTTCAACGGGAACGTATGCAAGAGGGTGCTTTTATTCCTTCAGAACAAGAATATTTTCACTTATATGGCTTAGATGAAGAAAAGTTATCATACGCAAAACATGATATGATTATAATGCATCCAGGACCGGTTAATAGAGGAAAGGAAATTAGCTACCAATTGGCAAATAGTAGTGAAGTCATTTTAAAGCAAGTAGAATTTGGGCTTGCTATAAGGAAGGCTGTGCTACATTATTTTGCTGTCTAAAATAGTTAAAATATTAATATAAAGTTAATATTCTAAAGATATAATTAAAAAAATTAATTACAGTAACGTATTATGAAAACCTCAAGTTGCAATGCAAATATTTTTTCAAAACACCCAGATATACAAAAATATATACCGCTAGAGATCACAAAAGGAAAGTACATAGCTACCACTAAGAATCCTTATGATCAGTTGGTTAAAAATTATGAAGCAAATATAGAGTTAAACGACGAGATAATAGGCACTTTTTCTACACAATGGTATTTTTATTATGGTGATCAATTTGGAATGAATGATTTTTACTCAAGAGGGATAAAAAATATAGAACAAATACCACTAGGAAAAGATGGTGATATATTTTTAAAAGTAGTTAAAGTAGAAAATGATGACTATAACTTAGCTATTTGCGATGAAAATGGTGTGCTTAGTGCTAATCCGTTTTTAATAGATAAAAAGCATTTTCCTACTTTGGAAAACAATGATCTTAAACAACATGCAAATGAAAATATATCTTTTATTGTCAAAAAAGGACACGTAATGAAGGATAAAACAGGTAAGGAAGTAGAAGTTGATGGCAAAAGTTTCTTTACTGCAGATTTTTATAGAATTAATGATCAAACGAAACCTATAGGAGAGCTATATTGTGGCTATGGTATATATGCTGATATTGATGATCGTAACATTTCAAGTTTTTACTATCATTATTGGCCCGCAGATATAAGCTTTTCCATATCAGATAAAAATGATTTAACTTTGGCTTTATTTAATGATAGTAATGATAAATATCCATATTATTTAGGTCTAACTAATTTAGAAGGTAGAGCCTATCCAATTGCCGGTATTGGGCACCTCGATAAAACTCAGAATGTAGGAAATCTTTTTAATATAGAAAAAAGCGTGTGTGAAAACTTACACAGTAATACTACTTTTAATACAATACCAGAATCTTTTGTTACAGATTTTGCTTACATATAATTGATTTAGTAACCTGTCTTCAAACTAGGTCGGTAAATTTGGAGACGGGTTCTAATGTTCTTTTTTTAATTTAATAATACAATCTAGCATACTTTCCTGCGTTGGTTGGTTAGAGGTAACAATGTTTTTCCAATGGTAATGAGCTAAATTTCCTGTTATCTTCTCACTCATACTACATGCCGTTGTATTTCTAATATGATCAAGCAGATTACTTTTCTCTACTAAAGAACAAAATATTTTTGCTGTTCTAGCAGAGAAAAAGGGAGCTTCTCTTATAAGATTTGTTAATAAAAATTTCTTACATTTTTCTGTTAATTTTTTTCTGCTAATAGATTCATATAATATTGTCTCCTCTACAGTAAATCCTTTTTCAGTTAGCACTTTCTTGAAATTGAACGATATTTCTTTGCCCCTTACATATAAAAATTTAAGCTCTTGCGAATAATGTTCTTTAATATACAATATTAAATCGCTTACATTACCGTTTGCTGATGCTACATTTGCAAATCCAAGCTCTTTTGCAATTTTCATAGTA
This sequence is a window from Candidatus Mesenet endosymbiont of Phosphuga atrata. Protein-coding genes within it:
- a CDS encoding uroporphyrinogen-III synthase; the protein is MALLLTRPLLDSKKTKSILEKYGYKVHIEPMFKIKYLETKLAQDFDVIVSTSSNSIRALSKISQKRNYPIITVGNSTMKIAKELGFANVASANGNVSDLILYIKEHYSQELKFLYVRGKEISFNFKKVLTEKGFTVEETILYESISRKKLTEKCKKFLLTNLIREAPFFSARTAKIFCSLVEKSNLLDHIRNTTACSMSEKITGNLAHYHWKNIVTSNQPTQESMLDCIIKLKKEH
- a CDS encoding aspartate carbamoyltransferase catalytic subunit → MHRSLTKISDLSLKDIDEIIKLGREYINGKKSNILKQKTIINLFFESSTRTLSSFEIATKDLGANVITIPVDSSSVSKGETIVDTVRTLNAMKPDFMIVRHRCSGIMATMAKSTKCSIINAGDGSYEHPTQALADYLVIKHFKSKIEGLKIAICGDVLHSRVARSNIRLLSRLGAKVSIIGPPTLICSNFPEVESICHSLEEGIKDIDVLMLLRVQRERMQEGAFIPSEQEYFHLYGLDEEKLSYAKHDMIIMHPGPVNRGKEISYQLANSSEVILKQVEFGLAIRKAVLHYFAV